Genomic DNA from Terriglobia bacterium:
CAGTTTCCAGCACTCAATTCGAACCTACAATCCGCCGCGGCGGATTAACAGCCGAATGCTCTACCATTGAGCTACTCAGGAGTGCTGGCAGAACAGCCCAAAGAAACGGCAACGATTATATCGGCGAGGGGTGGATTCGTCAAGAATGGATCAAGGACAGAAAAGCTTACATTTCTGTATTCTGCAATCCGTTTTGCAAGTTCGCCCGAAACTCGACCGCCGCAAGCTTGGGTAGCCGGGATCCCGTTCTTTGGGATCCCGGGTGCTTGCCTGGAGAAGGCACGATCCGGGATCCGCCAAAAAGCGAGCGGATCCCGGCTACCCGAGCAAAGCAATTCGAGCGGCCGTGTTTTGAGTCACTATAATTTCTCGTCCCGAGTCGGTGCGTGTTCATTCCAGCCTAACTGCTCCGCACTCCCCGAGAACACTCATTCCGTGGATTCGTTTCTTATGAGGTTGGCGGCTGACGGATTGGCACTAGCGTACGTACGGCAGTGACCCGGAGTTCTCTGGACACTGGCCGAGCCCGTACAGCCGGATTCCCGGGCGGTTTGCCTTGTACCATTGTTTCCACCGCACCTGCAGTGCCCCAACGTCCCCGCTTCCATCGCACCACTGTCGATGCGTGAGCGTGATGAGAGAACCGCATACCTCACCTTGGACGTGTTGGTCTTGATACATGCCTATCAAGACAGGGACAGCGGACTTTGATCGCATGTTACCCAAGGCAATTGCAATACTGGATCGAACCGAGCGGCTGGTCTCCTGTAAAGCAGCGCTTAATATGGTCACGGCCTTGTCTCCGCCGAGGTACCCGAGACCCAAAGCCGCATACGTAGCGACCCGCTCATCCTCCAGCGCGCTACTGCCTTGCAACGGGCCTGCAAAGAACTTCAGATTACCGGCAAATGGGGTCAGACCGGGAAATTGGACAAATGGAGATTCCCTGAACAATGCTT
This window encodes:
- a CDS encoding HEAT repeat domain-containing protein; this encodes MQGSSALEDERVATYAALGLGYLGGDKAVTILSAALQETSRSVRSSIAIALGNMRSKSAVPVLIGMYQDQHVQGEVCGSLITLTHRQWCDGSGDVGALQVRWKQWYKANRPGIRLYGLGQCPENSGSLPYVR